The Haloplanus natans DSM 17983 DNA segment GCCGGCGACGGGGACCCGGTCGCCCGCGTCGCGGCGCTCCTGTATCCGCGTGACGATGTGTGTCGAACCGATGGGCGTCAAATCGAGGTCGGCGTCCGCCTCGGCGACGGCGTCGACCAGTCGCTGTGAGACGTTGACCGCGGTGACGACGACATCGTCGGCGTCGATTTCGGCCGCCGCGAGCGCCGCGAAGGAGGTGTCGCCGTCGATGGTCTCCCCGCGTTCGTCGACGAAGATGGCGCGGTCGGCGTCGCCGTCGTGGGCGACCCCCAGGTCGGCGTCCGTCGAGCGAACGAGACGGCGGAGCGCGCTCAGGTTCCCGGCGACGGGTTCGGGGTCGCGGCCGGGGAAGCGGCCGTCCGGGTCCGCGTTGACCGTACGAACCGTACAGCCGAGTTCGCGGAGGAGGGCGGGCGACACCCGACAGCCGGCGCCGTGACCGGGATCGACCGCGACCGTCAGATCGGCGGCCGCGATGGCCTCGCGGTCCACGCCCGCGAGGAGGTCCGCACGGTAGTCGTCGGCCGCGCCGTCGATTCGGCGGGTGCGCCCGACGCCGTCCCAGGCGGCGACGGCGTCGACGGCGAAGACGTGCGTTTCGACCCGCTCGTACCCGTCGACGGACAGTTCCGTGCCGTCGTCGCCGAGGAGTTTGATGCCGTTGTACTCCGGGGGGTTGTGAGAGGCGGTGATGTGGACGGCGGGCACCCCCTCGGTCGCACAGTAGTACGCGACGCCGGGCGTCGGGAGCATGCCCAGTCGATCCACGTCGACGCCGGCGGCGGCGAGGGTGCCGGCAGCAACGTCGGTGAAGGGATGGCCCGAGAGGCGGGTGTCGCGGGCGACAGCGATTCTGTCGGCGTCCCAGACGGTTGCGGCGGCGGCCGCTACCTGCTGGACGAGTTCGGCAGTGAACCCCTCACCGACGACGCCGCGTGTACCGCTCGAACCGAACAGTTCCATCGAGGGATGGTCGGCGCGGAGGGCACAAATCCGTTGTGTCTGTGGTGTCTCGGACGGCTCCCGCCGTACCGGTCGGATTTTAGGCGCCCACGCCGTCCCGTCCGGTATGACGCAGTTCCCGGAGTTCGAGGTGATCCCCGCCGTCGATATGCAGGACAGCGAGGTGGTGCAACTGGTCCAGGGGGAGCGCGGCACGGAGAAACGCTACGGCGACCCCGTCGAGGCGGCGCGGCGGTGGGTCGACGCCGGCGCCCGAACCCTCCATCTGGTCGACCTCGACGGCGCCTTCGAGGGCGAACGCGCCAACGCGTCGGCGGTCGAAGCCGTCGTCGAGGCGGTGGACGTACCGATCCAACTCGGCGGCGGTATCCGGACCGCCGCGGACGCCCTGTCGCTGCTGGATCGGGGCGTCGACCGCGTGATCCTCGGCACCGCCGCCGTCGAGAACCCCGACATCGTCCGGACGATCAGCGACGAGCGACCGGGGAGCGTCGTGGTGAGTCTCGACGCGAAAGGCGACGAAGTGGTCGTCTCGGGGTGGACCGAAGGGACGGGGCTCGACCCCGTCGCGGCCGCCGAACGCTACGAGGAGTTGGGCGCCGGCGCCATCCTCTTTACCGACGTGGACGTGGAGGGAAAGCTGGAGGGGGTGCGGACCGAGCGGATCGAACGCCTCGCGGACGCGGTGGAGATACCGGTCGTCGCCAGCGGGGGCGTCGCCAGCCTCGACGACGTGCGGGCGTGCCGGGAAGCGGGCGCCGCGGCCGTCGTCGTCGGCACCGCGCTGTACGAGGGGGCGTTCACGCTGGCGGCGGCGATGGACGCGTAGGCGCAACCGACTTACGCACGCCCCGAGAGGATCGGATATGGACCGCACGGCCGCCCGGAGCCGCGAAACCGCGGAGACGACGATCGATCTGACCCTCGACGTGGACGGCGAGGGCGACGCCCGCGTCGACACCGGCATCGGCTTCTTCGATCACATGCTCGAATCCTTCGCCAAACACGGCCTGTTCGACCTCACAGTCGACTGCGACGGCGACCTGGAGATCGACGACCACCACACCGTCGAGGACGTGGCGCTCGTCCTCGGCGCGGCGTTCGACGAGGCCCTCGGCGACAAGCGCGGCATCCGCCGGTTCGCCGACCGGCGTGTCCCCCTCGACGAAGCCGTCGCGAGCGTCGTCGTCGACGTGAGCGGCCGCCCCCTCTATCGCTTCGACGGCGCGTTCTCCCAGGAGCGCGTCGGGGCGTTCACGAGCGCCATGGCGCGACATTTCGGTCGATCGCTGGCGATGCAGGCGGGGCTGACCCTCCACGTCGACGTGACGGGCGAGAACGCCCACCACGAGGTCGAAGCGCTGTTCAAGGCGCTCGCGCGCACGCTCGACGACGCTACCCGGATCGACGACCGACGCTCCGACACGCCGAGCACGAAAGGCGAGCTGTGAGACTCAACTACTGTCGTAGCTCGTTTCGACACCCGTCGTTAGTTATTTGATCGAGGGAGCCGAGTGGGCGGGTATGCAGGCGTTCGACAGGCTCGACAGCGACACCTCGAAGCTCGTGGTGCTTTACCTCCAGCGCGTAGGGGACGCGACGCCGGATCGGATCGCCGACCGCCTCCGACTGCCGCTTCTGACGGTGCTCGCGACCGTTCGCTACCTGGTCGAGGAGGGGCTGGTTCGCCGGCTGGACGGCTCGGATCGGGTCGTCCTGGCCGAGACGGCGCGGCCACGGCGTGACCGCCGGCCCGCTTAATCCAGCACCGCCTCGTTCACCACGGACGGCGGCACCTCGCCGACGAGCGCCGCCGCGACGTTCCGGGCGGCCTTCTCGCGGAGTTCGACGACGCTCTCGGCGGAGTTGTAGGCGGCGTGGGGCGTGAGGATCACGTCGTCGAGGTCGAGCAGCGGCGAGTCGTCGTCGGGCGGTTCCTCCGCGAGTACGTCGAGGCCGGCGCCGGCGATTTCGCCCACCCGGATCGCGTCGGCCAGCGCGTCCTCGTCGACGATGCCGCCGCGGGCGGTGTTGAGCAGGAACGCCGTCTCCTTCATCCGGGCCAGTTCGTCCGGACCGATCAGTCCCTCCGTCGCCGGTGTGAGCGGGGCGTGGATCGAGACGGCGTCCGATTCGGCGAGGAGGTCGTCCCGGTCGTCGACGAGCGTCACGGCCTCGCCCGCCACGTCGGTCTCGTCGAGGTAGGGGTCGTGAGCGAGGACGTCCATCCCGAGCGCTCGGGCCTTCTCCCCGACCGCCCGCGCGATGTCGCCGTAGGCGATCAGGCCGAGCGTCCCCCCGTCGAGGCGGCGCATCGTCCGCCCGGCGGTCACGTCCCACTCACCCGCCTCGACGCGGTCGTTGTAGTCGACGACCTTCCGCGCCAGGGCGAGCAGGAGGGCTATCGTGTGGTCCGAGACCTCGGGGATGCAGTAGTCCGGCACGTTCGTCACGTAGACGCCACGCTCGGTGGCGGCGTCCAGATCGACGTTGTCGAAGCCGATGCCGGTCCGGGAGACGACCCGGC contains these protein-coding regions:
- the glmM gene encoding phosphoglucosamine mutase, which translates into the protein MELFGSSGTRGVVGEGFTAELVQQVAAAAATVWDADRIAVARDTRLSGHPFTDVAAGTLAAAGVDVDRLGMLPTPGVAYYCATEGVPAVHITASHNPPEYNGIKLLGDDGTELSVDGYERVETHVFAVDAVAAWDGVGRTRRIDGAADDYRADLLAGVDREAIAAADLTVAVDPGHGAGCRVSPALLRELGCTVRTVNADPDGRFPGRDPEPVAGNLSALRRLVRSTDADLGVAHDGDADRAIFVDERGETIDGDTSFAALAAAEIDADDVVVTAVNVSQRLVDAVAEADADLDLTPIGSTHIVTRIQERRDAGDRVPVAGEGNGGVFFPEHRLTRDGAYVAAKFLELLAAADRPASDVVAPYTDYHLVRENLPYDDDAERDRLLDAAEAYARGADADLETTDGYRLDYGDAWLLVRPSGTEPKIRVYAEARDAARAERLVADLRAHLDA
- the hisA gene encoding 1-(5-phosphoribosyl)-5-[(5-phosphoribosylamino)methylideneamino]imidazole-4-carboxamide isomerase encodes the protein MTQFPEFEVIPAVDMQDSEVVQLVQGERGTEKRYGDPVEAARRWVDAGARTLHLVDLDGAFEGERANASAVEAVVEAVDVPIQLGGGIRTAADALSLLDRGVDRVILGTAAVENPDIVRTISDERPGSVVVSLDAKGDEVVVSGWTEGTGLDPVAAAERYEELGAGAILFTDVDVEGKLEGVRTERIERLADAVEIPVVASGGVASLDDVRACREAGAAAVVVGTALYEGAFTLAAAMDA
- the hisB gene encoding imidazoleglycerol-phosphate dehydratase HisB encodes the protein MDRTAARSRETAETTIDLTLDVDGEGDARVDTGIGFFDHMLESFAKHGLFDLTVDCDGDLEIDDHHTVEDVALVLGAAFDEALGDKRGIRRFADRRVPLDEAVASVVVDVSGRPLYRFDGAFSQERVGAFTSAMARHFGRSLAMQAGLTLHVDVTGENAHHEVEALFKALARTLDDATRIDDRRSDTPSTKGEL
- a CDS encoding C-terminal binding protein, giving the protein MRHTVVFTDHTFADLDIERAILDEVDAELVDAETRDDPLETVLADADPDGVIVMYADVDADLLDLMPNCRVVSRTGIGFDNVDLDAATERGVYVTNVPDYCIPEVSDHTIALLLALARKVVDYNDRVEAGEWDVTAGRTMRRLDGGTLGLIAYGDIARAVGEKARALGMDVLAHDPYLDETDVAGEAVTLVDDRDDLLAESDAVSIHAPLTPATEGLIGPDELARMKETAFLLNTARGGIVDEDALADAIRVGEIAGAGLDVLAEEPPDDDSPLLDLDDVILTPHAAYNSAESVVELREKAARNVAAALVGEVPPSVVNEAVLD